In one Stigmatella erecta genomic region, the following are encoded:
- a CDS encoding choice-of-anchor K domain-containing protein, producing the protein MTTAVTSGIWSGINASPPGLAGLNSQHVRWGVPAGGAGQSGYIFKGRTVEVPLDSTTFVLGTFSHQNFPVYGYQPAQFDVSLRVHVTFSGGVLARDFSFTFHHNETPNVGPAPEDLVDLPTLRSPETIEIDGEEYALVIEGFMQGGKLVTRFISPENGSNSADIIAKLVQIEKPVQTYMFKVLNPDGSVFGSGCFTYKGEEYPVDIAHVIGGLGRGSKLTEFWYHDPLVGSLGLSELLSLNFQRGADGEPSRFAINGFKLPGAASGITAGIATREKPGPVTTHRSEDKEHGHEGRTLVFPGICRPGQVQQQPEPAVPLVDLVIVIDSSTSMKPDATSLSNSVSAAIEAAKSKCPSDLKVSYLGIEGKFSDSLFRTTIREHLHKLGVAESAMRGRKRGTVTSGGAQEDGGRAIEDVVTHNDWRPNAKRALLLLGDEGMEGGDNVDAEDIAAANKAIEVAKAGSTRVHTYLAKSGADEKTRKANQAEFARVAAETGGKAFTYEDTLRGFQEMLEEVICASKQPEQPVEDCKCCKECMERKVVAAKP; encoded by the coding sequence ATGACTACAGCAGTGACTTCGGGCATCTGGTCGGGCATCAACGCTTCTCCGCCGGGGCTCGCCGGGTTGAACAGTCAGCACGTCCGGTGGGGCGTGCCCGCTGGCGGCGCCGGGCAGAGCGGCTACATCTTCAAGGGCCGCACGGTCGAGGTGCCGCTCGACAGCACGACGTTCGTGCTCGGCACGTTCTCGCACCAGAACTTCCCGGTCTACGGCTATCAGCCCGCGCAGTTCGACGTCAGCCTGAGAGTCCACGTCACGTTCAGCGGGGGCGTGCTGGCGAGGGACTTCAGCTTCACCTTCCACCACAACGAGACGCCGAACGTCGGGCCAGCGCCCGAGGACCTGGTCGATCTGCCAACCTTGCGATCGCCGGAGACCATCGAGATCGACGGCGAGGAGTACGCGCTCGTCATCGAGGGCTTCATGCAGGGCGGCAAGCTGGTGACGAGGTTCATCAGCCCCGAGAACGGCTCCAACAGCGCCGATATCATTGCCAAGCTCGTGCAGATCGAGAAGCCGGTCCAGACCTACATGTTCAAGGTCCTCAACCCGGACGGGTCGGTGTTCGGTAGCGGGTGCTTCACCTACAAGGGCGAGGAGTACCCCGTCGACATCGCGCACGTCATCGGTGGGCTGGGGCGCGGGTCGAAGCTCACGGAGTTCTGGTATCACGACCCGCTGGTCGGTTCGCTCGGGCTGAGCGAGTTGCTGTCGCTGAACTTCCAGCGGGGGGCCGACGGTGAGCCGTCGCGCTTCGCCATCAATGGATTCAAGCTCCCCGGCGCGGCGAGCGGCATCACCGCGGGGATTGCCACGCGCGAGAAGCCGGGGCCGGTGACCACGCACCGCTCCGAGGACAAGGAGCATGGCCACGAGGGGCGTACGCTGGTCTTCCCCGGGATCTGCCGCCCGGGCCAGGTCCAGCAGCAGCCGGAGCCCGCGGTGCCCCTCGTCGACCTGGTCATCGTGATCGACTCGAGCACGTCGATGAAGCCCGACGCGACGAGCCTCAGCAACTCGGTCAGCGCGGCCATCGAGGCGGCGAAGTCGAAGTGCCCGTCGGATCTCAAGGTCAGCTACCTGGGGATCGAGGGGAAGTTCTCCGACTCGCTCTTCCGCACGACCATCCGCGAGCACCTCCATAAGCTCGGCGTCGCCGAGTCGGCGATGCGCGGGCGCAAGCGCGGCACGGTGACCTCTGGCGGCGCGCAGGAGGACGGCGGGCGCGCGATCGAGGACGTGGTGACGCACAACGACTGGCGCCCGAACGCCAAGCGCGCGCTCCTCTTGCTCGGCGACGAGGGGATGGAGGGCGGCGACAACGTCGACGCCGAGGATATCGCCGCCGCCAACAAGGCGATCGAGGTCGCCAAGGCCGGAAGCACGCGGGTGCACACCTACCTAGCCAAGAGCGGGGCGGACGAGAAGACCCGCAAGGCCAACCAAGCCGAGTTCGCGCGCGTGGCGGCCGAGACCGGCGGCAAGGCCTTCACGTACGAGGACACCCTGCGGGGCTTCCAGGAAATGCTCGAGGAGGTCATCTGTGCGAGCAAGCAGCCGGAGCAGCCGGTGGAGGACTGCAAGTGCTGCAAGGAGTGCATGGAGCGCAAGGTCGTCGCGGCGAAGCCGTGA
- a CDS encoding lamin tail domain-containing protein has protein sequence MSNSLEHSGTAIQTGVVIVAINHKGAVKRTQSDEYVVIANRGAAPADVSGWVLSAGDGGQGFTFPMKTVLVPGQTVHVYTNEVHPETGGFSFQSKRSVWNDKGGVAQLRDAQRKLVAQIGYGAHAGVDAVPAPTGPSAPPTGPSASSGAETGGSASLSAQEVWARVKAYWPGFEFMWQPGNTEEEIAAAQARLGVTLPARVRDLMRECSGATGGFPERDSHGYSADVCLLPVTRWKYLNEHQWEDARARQLVTIGTNDYQPGEMFVLLNPDTEEVFLLDTQRDDGPRSQGSFEHWLQQHGLSKDTYLAGPEVDELEFEAGETVAAAIARRHRGWISAEREPAWNAVEGKFIEAVNRLRGD, from the coding sequence ATGAGCAATTCACTGGAGCATTCAGGTACGGCGATCCAGACCGGGGTCGTCATCGTCGCCATCAACCACAAGGGGGCAGTCAAGCGCACACAGTCTGACGAGTACGTGGTCATAGCGAACCGCGGCGCCGCTCCCGCGGACGTGTCGGGCTGGGTCCTCAGCGCGGGTGATGGCGGGCAAGGCTTTACATTCCCAATGAAGACCGTGCTCGTGCCGGGACAGACCGTGCACGTCTACACCAACGAGGTGCACCCGGAGACCGGCGGCTTCTCGTTCCAGAGCAAGCGCTCGGTATGGAATGACAAGGGCGGCGTGGCCCAACTCCGCGACGCGCAAAGGAAGCTCGTCGCGCAGATCGGTTACGGCGCTCACGCAGGGGTCGACGCTGTCCCGGCCCCCACCGGCCCGAGTGCCCCCCCGACCGGCCCGAGCGCCAGCTCCGGAGCGGAGACCGGCGGCAGCGCGAGCCTGTCTGCCCAGGAGGTCTGGGCCCGGGTGAAGGCCTACTGGCCGGGCTTCGAGTTCATGTGGCAGCCCGGCAATACCGAGGAAGAGATCGCCGCCGCCCAGGCACGGCTCGGCGTCACGCTGCCGGCACGCGTCCGTGACCTGATGCGCGAGTGCAGCGGCGCAACCGGCGGCTTCCCGGAGCGCGACAGTCACGGCTACTCCGCCGACGTCTGCCTGTTGCCCGTCACACGGTGGAAGTACCTGAACGAACATCAATGGGAAGACGCGCGCGCGCGCCAGCTCGTCACGATCGGCACCAACGATTACCAGCCCGGCGAGATGTTCGTGCTCCTGAACCCCGACACCGAAGAGGTGTTCTTGCTGGATACGCAGCGGGATGACGGGCCCAGGTCCCAGGGCTCCTTCGAGCACTGGCTCCAGCAGCACGGTCTCAGCAAGGACACCTACCTGGCCGGGCCGGAGGTCGACGAGCTGGAGTTCGAGGCTGGCGAGACGGTCGCGGCGGCGATCGCGAGAAGACACCGCGGCTGGATCTCCGCCGAGCGCGAGCCCGCCTGGAACGCCGTTGAGGGCAAGTTCATCGAGGCCGTCAACCGCCTGCGCGGCGACTGA
- a CDS encoding carboxylesterase/lipase family protein — MAEDITQEVAIKEGRVVGKIEEGISIFKGIPYAEPPVGSLRWSPPVRKQSLGEKPLEAFAYGASPLQSRQGCIEGGGGDPGTMNEDCLFLNVWTPTLNETAKKPVIVWIFGGAFVVGTGCVPPYNGIPMAQKDVVLVTFNYRVGQLGFFAHPLLDKDGAPQAEANFGLMDQMMVLEWVQDNIAKFGGDPGNVTLVGQSAGGKSVLSHFCSPLNRGKNLFHRGIAQSVYVLNETSMEKARASGEQFTHDLVAVGLLKEQFTLEELRNVPGDEFWLHSPGTFNAPSPIVGDAVLSKSLRATFEDHEEQKLPLIMGSTSDDASVAAAFDMDAATVIQLLKNKGLYLSVKLLYSGANDTELARRVVLDFVFGITPKYFGDLHSSTANGSNHTWRYEFAYVAKGLTGQQPNGVPHGGDVPYFLGTCDRSPPTQAVFTDADRAFASQVLEYVVRFAHRGDPSPTEGGVAWPRHIKGSQDRLLLLTDSITAKSNYKPTIMAAAEKAVKDGAFDEMSKVPAIASLKPGETP, encoded by the coding sequence ATGGCTGAAGACATCACGCAGGAAGTAGCCATCAAGGAAGGGCGGGTGGTGGGGAAGATCGAGGAGGGCATCTCCATCTTCAAGGGTATCCCCTACGCCGAGCCTCCGGTGGGCAGCCTCCGGTGGAGCCCGCCCGTGCGCAAGCAATCGTTGGGGGAGAAGCCCCTGGAGGCCTTCGCGTACGGCGCGTCGCCGCTCCAGTCGCGACAGGGCTGCATCGAGGGCGGCGGCGGGGATCCCGGCACCATGAACGAGGACTGCCTTTTCCTCAACGTTTGGACGCCCACCCTGAACGAGACGGCGAAGAAGCCTGTCATTGTGTGGATCTTCGGCGGCGCCTTCGTGGTGGGGACCGGCTGCGTTCCGCCCTACAACGGCATCCCCATGGCCCAGAAGGACGTGGTGCTCGTCACCTTCAACTATCGCGTGGGGCAACTGGGGTTCTTCGCTCATCCCCTCCTGGACAAGGACGGCGCACCCCAGGCCGAGGCCAACTTCGGCCTGATGGATCAGATGATGGTCCTGGAGTGGGTGCAGGACAACATCGCGAAGTTCGGCGGGGACCCGGGCAACGTCACCCTGGTGGGCCAGTCCGCGGGCGGCAAGAGCGTGCTGTCGCACTTCTGCTCGCCGCTGAACCGGGGCAAGAACCTGTTCCACCGAGGCATCGCGCAGAGCGTGTACGTGCTCAACGAGACGTCGATGGAGAAGGCCAGGGCCAGCGGTGAGCAGTTCACGCATGACCTGGTGGCGGTGGGGCTGCTGAAGGAGCAATTCACCCTGGAGGAGTTGCGCAATGTGCCCGGGGATGAGTTCTGGCTGCACTCCCCTGGGACCTTCAATGCCCCCAGCCCCATCGTCGGAGACGCGGTGCTGTCCAAGAGCCTGCGGGCTACGTTCGAGGATCATGAGGAGCAGAAGCTGCCGCTCATCATGGGCAGCACGAGCGATGACGCCAGCGTCGCGGCGGCGTTCGACATGGACGCGGCAACGGTCATCCAACTCCTGAAGAACAAGGGCCTGTACCTCTCGGTCAAACTCCTCTACTCGGGGGCCAATGACACCGAGCTGGCCCGGCGTGTAGTCCTGGACTTCGTCTTTGGGATCACGCCCAAGTACTTCGGAGACCTCCACAGCTCGACCGCCAATGGCAGCAATCACACGTGGAGGTACGAATTCGCCTACGTTGCCAAGGGGCTGACGGGGCAGCAGCCGAATGGCGTGCCCCATGGCGGGGACGTGCCGTACTTCCTGGGCACCTGCGACCGCAGCCCGCCTACGCAAGCGGTCTTCACGGATGCCGACCGCGCCTTCGCCAGCCAGGTGCTGGAGTACGTCGTCCGCTTCGCGCACCGTGGTGATCCCAGCCCGACCGAGGGAGGAGTCGCGTGGCCGCGACACATCAAGGGCTCCCAGGATCGGTTGCTGTTGCTGACCGACTCGATCACGGCGAAGTCGAACTACAAGCCGACGATCATGGCTGCTGCGGAGAAGGCCGTGAAGGATGGCGCTTTCGACGAGATGTCGAAGGTGCCCGCCATCGCCAGCCTGAAGCCCGGTGAGACGCCGTAG
- a CDS encoding AbfB domain-containing protein — MSALTVAGVLLLSGLVSSPGASAATGDGSASDANILYVGRWDRTNASVARSYWSGAYFRVHFTGTSVQLRLAGAANLYVSIDGGGEAYYPGATGTVNLTPTPLAAGVHTLRVASRSETDVIQFQGLVLSSGATTLVPAARSKRIEFVGDSITAGCCALTRGALNDYAWLVGEALNADHTQIAYSGICLQDGVACFSPNNIGMSQQYFKLQTVQYPSSPAWDFSRYAADAVVINLGTNDNNWGVSDAAFQSTYITFLQNIRARYPNALLFVLRTFGGFKVAPTLAAVNARIAAGDTKLSYVDTTGWVTPGTADFSDDLHPSDSGHAKIARLLAPFLAKTARWEVPFSDDFNDGNANGWAVYGGSWAVSGNQLAVAAHPGAKALASGVLFSNGTLDADITLGAAGNAGLMFRASRLDTGVDAYQGYFAGFDQGQVFLGRADHNWVTVASVPTLLAPQVAHHVRVVAVGSNLKVYVDDMATPKLNVTDTTYTSGGVGVRTYQADARFDNVAARAFSRFESSLRGYFVRHQGGRGRIDTWLLPAEDAEWRVVPGLANASALSLESVAFPGHFLRHANGELWLHPNDGSALFKADATWWRRPGQANASLTSFESFNFPGNYLRHRNGLLYSEPLATDLDRSDATFRE; from the coding sequence GTGAGTGCTCTCACGGTAGCCGGGGTGCTGCTCCTGTCAGGGCTTGTGAGCAGCCCTGGGGCGTCTGCGGCCACGGGGGATGGCTCCGCGTCCGATGCGAACATCCTCTATGTGGGCCGCTGGGACCGGACGAATGCATCGGTCGCTCGAAGCTACTGGTCGGGGGCCTACTTCCGGGTCCACTTCACGGGCACGAGCGTCCAGCTCCGCTTGGCCGGGGCCGCGAACCTGTATGTCAGCATCGATGGAGGCGGGGAGGCCTACTACCCAGGGGCCACTGGAACGGTCAACCTGACGCCCACCCCACTGGCCGCCGGCGTTCACACGCTCCGGGTGGCGTCCCGCTCCGAGACCGACGTCATCCAGTTCCAAGGGCTGGTGTTGAGCAGTGGCGCCACCACGCTGGTGCCTGCGGCCCGGAGCAAGCGGATCGAGTTCGTCGGGGATTCGATCACCGCGGGGTGCTGCGCCCTGACCCGGGGCGCCCTGAATGACTACGCGTGGCTGGTGGGGGAGGCCTTGAACGCCGACCACACCCAGATCGCCTACTCCGGCATCTGTCTTCAGGATGGCGTGGCGTGCTTTTCCCCCAACAACATCGGGATGAGCCAGCAGTACTTCAAGCTGCAGACCGTCCAGTACCCGTCCTCTCCCGCGTGGGACTTCTCCCGGTATGCCGCCGATGCGGTGGTCATCAACCTGGGCACCAATGACAACAACTGGGGCGTCTCCGATGCCGCTTTCCAAAGCACATACATCACCTTTCTTCAGAACATCCGGGCGCGGTACCCGAATGCCCTCCTGTTCGTGCTGCGGACTTTCGGGGGCTTCAAGGTGGCTCCCACGCTCGCCGCCGTGAACGCGAGAATCGCCGCCGGGGACACGAAGCTGTCCTATGTGGACACCACGGGCTGGGTGACGCCGGGCACCGCGGACTTCAGCGATGACCTGCACCCGTCCGACAGCGGGCACGCGAAGATCGCCCGGCTCCTGGCGCCCTTCCTCGCCAAGACGGCCCGGTGGGAGGTGCCCTTCAGCGATGACTTCAACGACGGAAACGCGAATGGGTGGGCGGTCTACGGGGGAAGCTGGGCCGTGTCCGGCAATCAGCTGGCCGTCGCCGCCCACCCGGGCGCCAAGGCCCTGGCCTCGGGCGTGCTCTTCTCGAATGGCACCCTCGATGCCGACATCACCCTGGGCGCCGCGGGAAACGCGGGGCTGATGTTCCGGGCCAGCCGGCTGGACACCGGCGTGGATGCCTATCAGGGGTATTTCGCCGGCTTCGACCAGGGCCAGGTGTTCCTGGGCCGGGCGGACCACAACTGGGTGACGGTGGCCTCGGTGCCCACCCTCCTGGCGCCTCAGGTGGCCCACCACGTGCGCGTGGTGGCCGTGGGCTCCAACCTCAAGGTCTACGTGGATGACATGGCCACGCCCAAGCTCAACGTGACGGACACCACCTATACGTCGGGAGGCGTGGGCGTGAGGACCTACCAGGCCGATGCCCGGTTCGACAACGTGGCGGCGCGCGCCTTCTCCCGGTTCGAGTCCTCGCTCCGGGGTTACTTCGTGCGGCATCAGGGCGGCCGGGGACGGATCGACACCTGGCTCTTGCCGGCCGAGGACGCGGAGTGGCGGGTGGTGCCAGGCCTGGCGAACGCCTCCGCCCTCTCCCTGGAGTCCGTGGCCTTCCCGGGCCACTTCCTGCGGCATGCCAATGGAGAGCTCTGGCTGCACCCCAACGATGGCTCCGCCTTGTTCAAGGCGGATGCCACCTGGTGGCGCCGGCCGGGACAGGCCAACGCCAGCCTGACGTCCTTCGAGTCCTTCAACTTCCCGGGCAACTACCTCCGGCACCGCAACGGCCTGCTGTACAGCGAGCCGCTCGCCACGGACCTGGACCGCAGCGACGCGACCTTCCGGGAGTGA
- a CDS encoding lactonase family protein codes for MSQRHLTRRHFLYLAGLGTAGTLFACGDDKEPGTPPLPREVWVYVGTYTTGQQSQGIYLCRLDLETGALQQVGVTPGVTDPSYLAVDRQRRHLYAVNELTTFEGRPSGAVSAFAIDPDTHALTFLNQQASQGGAPCHLEVNAEDGFVLVANYVGGNVAVLPIQEGGRLGPAVDVDQHEGSRPETSPHAHQIRLDAGQKHALVPDLGTDKIMIYRFDAGQGTLTPHTPASVSTAPGAGPRHLAFHPNGRFVFNINELNSTLTAFAYDGERGTLTPLQTVSTLPADFTGDSYCADVHVSPDGKFLYGSNRGHNSIVVYAIGPAGELTYVEHVSTQGNWPRNFAIDATGSFLLVANQRSHSIVTFRRDAQTGKLTPVGAPLEVPAPVCLLLVPA; via the coding sequence ATGAGCCAACGCCACCTGACACGCCGTCACTTCCTCTACCTCGCGGGCCTGGGCACCGCGGGAACGCTGTTCGCCTGCGGGGACGACAAAGAGCCCGGGACGCCTCCCCTGCCCCGGGAGGTCTGGGTCTACGTGGGCACGTACACCACGGGCCAGCAGAGCCAAGGCATCTACCTGTGTCGGCTGGACCTGGAGACCGGTGCCCTCCAGCAGGTGGGCGTCACCCCAGGGGTGACCGACCCGTCCTACCTGGCCGTGGACCGCCAGCGGCGCCACCTCTACGCCGTCAACGAGCTGACCACCTTCGAGGGCAGGCCCAGCGGCGCCGTGAGCGCCTTCGCCATCGACCCGGACACCCACGCGCTGACCTTCCTCAACCAGCAAGCCTCCCAGGGCGGGGCGCCCTGCCACCTGGAGGTGAACGCGGAGGATGGATTCGTGCTGGTGGCCAACTACGTGGGGGGCAACGTCGCCGTCCTGCCCATTCAGGAGGGAGGCCGCCTGGGCCCCGCCGTCGATGTGGACCAGCACGAGGGCTCAAGGCCCGAGACAAGCCCGCATGCCCACCAGATCCGGCTGGATGCCGGCCAGAAACATGCCCTAGTCCCGGATCTCGGGACGGACAAGATCATGATCTACCGGTTCGACGCCGGGCAGGGAACGCTCACCCCGCATACGCCCGCCTCCGTGTCCACCGCGCCCGGGGCAGGCCCCCGCCACCTGGCCTTCCACCCCAATGGCCGCTTCGTCTTCAACATCAACGAGCTGAACTCCACCCTCACCGCCTTCGCCTATGACGGCGAGCGCGGAACCCTGACGCCCCTCCAGACCGTCTCCACCCTGCCTGCGGACTTCACCGGCGACAGCTATTGCGCGGACGTTCACGTCAGCCCGGATGGCAAGTTCCTCTATGGCTCCAACCGTGGACACAACAGCATCGTCGTGTATGCCATTGGGCCCGCCGGCGAGCTGACCTACGTGGAGCATGTGTCCACGCAGGGAAACTGGCCGCGCAACTTCGCCATCGACGCCACAGGCTCGTTCCTGCTGGTGGCCAACCAGCGCTCCCACTCCATCGTGACGTTCCGGCGGGATGCCCAGACCGGCAAGCTGACGCCAGTGGGGGCGCCCCTGGAGGTGCCCGCACCGGTCTGCCTGCTGCTGGTGCCGGCGTAG
- a CDS encoding glutathione S-transferase — MILVHHLNNSRSQRVLWLLEELGLEYEVKRYERDPKTMLAPPSLKAIHPLGKSPVITDGGHTLAESGAIIEYLVDRYGQGRLKPPEGSPERLRYTYWMHYAEGSAMPPLLMGLVAARIRSAPAPFFVRPIVRGVAAKLQDTFVGPQTKLHLDYMEGELSQRTWFAGEDFTAADIQMSFPLEAASGRAGLDASRPKLWAFLERIHARPAYQRALQKGGPFSMGM, encoded by the coding sequence ATGATTCTCGTCCACCACCTCAACAACTCACGCTCGCAGCGGGTGCTCTGGCTCCTGGAGGAGCTGGGGCTCGAGTACGAGGTGAAGCGCTACGAGCGCGATCCCAAGACGATGCTGGCACCGCCTTCGCTGAAGGCCATTCATCCCCTGGGCAAGTCGCCCGTCATCACCGACGGGGGCCACACGCTCGCCGAGTCCGGGGCCATCATCGAATACCTCGTGGACCGGTATGGGCAGGGCCGGCTGAAGCCGCCCGAGGGGAGCCCCGAGCGCCTGCGCTACACGTACTGGATGCACTACGCGGAGGGCTCGGCCATGCCCCCGCTGCTCATGGGCCTGGTGGCCGCGCGCATCCGCAGCGCCCCGGCGCCCTTCTTCGTGCGCCCCATCGTGCGCGGGGTGGCCGCCAAGCTGCAGGACACGTTCGTCGGCCCGCAGACCAAGCTGCACCTGGACTACATGGAGGGCGAACTGAGCCAGCGCACGTGGTTCGCGGGCGAGGACTTCACCGCCGCGGACATCCAGATGAGCTTCCCCCTGGAGGCGGCGTCCGGGCGCGCGGGGCTGGATGCCAGCCGGCCGAAGCTCTGGGCGTTCCTGGAGCGCATCCACGCGCGGCCGGCCTACCAGCGGGCGCTGCAGAAGGGTGGGCCCTTCAGCATGGGAATGTGA
- the solA gene encoding N-methyl-L-tryptophan oxidase: MARIAVLGAGGVGSAAARFLASEGHAVTVLEQFALDHDQGSSYGTSRIIRKTYTDGLYTALMGEAYPLWDALEREAGEPLLRRTGGLFFGPTQHPELAAIRQALGENHVRFEELDPAACARRFPAFRLLPGESAVFEPEAGFLRASACVRAQLRLATAHGARVRAGTRVVALEPRADRVDLVLEGGEVLGFDRVVVSAGPWTARLLSPFVPLPFTVTRQVYCHFEPTAPLEAFGAGRLPVWIDFATNFYGFPHDGEAPGVKVAWHQPGTPTVPGQVGRAIHEVDREPLRQACAAHLPGLSPRVVLERVCLYTMTPDHDFVVDTLPGEPRVTVLGGLSGHGFKFTVLLGRIAAWKATDQRVPWELSRWALARLA; the protein is encoded by the coding sequence ATGGCACGCATCGCGGTGCTGGGCGCAGGGGGCGTGGGCAGCGCGGCGGCGCGGTTCCTCGCGAGCGAGGGGCACGCCGTCACGGTGCTGGAGCAGTTCGCCCTGGACCATGACCAGGGCAGCTCGTATGGCACCTCGCGCATCATCCGGAAGACGTACACGGACGGGCTCTACACGGCGCTGATGGGCGAGGCGTACCCGCTCTGGGATGCGCTGGAGCGCGAGGCGGGCGAGCCGCTGCTGCGCCGCACCGGCGGGCTGTTCTTCGGCCCCACGCAGCACCCGGAGCTGGCGGCCATCCGCCAGGCCCTGGGGGAGAACCACGTCCGTTTCGAGGAGTTGGATCCGGCCGCCTGTGCGCGGCGGTTCCCCGCCTTCCGCCTGCTGCCGGGCGAGTCGGCGGTGTTCGAGCCTGAGGCGGGCTTTCTCCGGGCCTCCGCCTGTGTGCGCGCCCAGCTGCGTCTGGCCACGGCGCACGGGGCGCGGGTGCGCGCGGGGACGCGCGTGGTGGCGCTCGAGCCGCGCGCGGACCGCGTGGACCTGGTGCTGGAGGGCGGGGAGGTGCTCGGGTTCGACCGGGTGGTCGTCTCGGCGGGCCCCTGGACGGCGCGCTTGCTCTCCCCGTTCGTCCCGCTGCCGTTCACGGTGACGCGGCAGGTGTACTGCCACTTCGAGCCCACGGCGCCGCTGGAGGCGTTCGGCGCGGGGCGGCTGCCGGTGTGGATCGACTTCGCCACGAACTTCTACGGCTTCCCGCATGACGGGGAGGCGCCCGGGGTGAAGGTGGCGTGGCACCAGCCGGGCACGCCCACCGTGCCCGGCCAGGTGGGCCGGGCCATCCACGAGGTGGACCGGGAGCCGCTGCGCCAGGCCTGCGCGGCGCACCTGCCGGGCCTGTCCCCGCGCGTGGTGCTGGAGCGGGTGTGCCTCTACACGATGACGCCGGACCACGACTTCGTGGTGGACACCCTGCCCGGGGAGCCCCGGGTGACGGTGCTCGGCGGGCTGAGCGGGCACGGGTTCAAGTTCACCGTGCTGCTGGGGCGCATCGCGGCGTGGAAGGCCACGGACCAGCGCGTGCCGTGGGAGCTGTCGCGCTGGGCCCTGGCCCGCCTGGCCTGA
- a CDS encoding LysM peptidoglycan-binding domain-containing protein, whose product MRPVHTVPAAAHPEVARAEAPAAVPTAPPPGEPLPAQEEAAATRPVPSEQAPEAVAAQPGDAEDAEEEGEDGDEDEAGLEEGDEGEAGEAAANPGVPGLLYTADLSDEELTRRWKHEPQSLGSVSVGFVESGRLINGMRFPDGGADWIVVSPEKTYATEETITYVSQVIRAVRAEHPDAPALRVNQISAKEGGYMRPHKSHQSGRDVDLGFYYPTVEPIRARDRENHIHLARNWSLVKALLAHADVQLILVDRRVQKVLYEYALKAGEDKAWLDSLFHAGFQSIIRHARGHRDHFHVRFFSPRAQELGRRLAPLLALQPEQNIAMHRVRSGDTLGAIALRYNSTVNGLRKSNHLRGNLLRIGQVLSVPLRGPCTRCPVPPPVVLPARRLAVAPAQTDTLAAGKPVDAEPPASKPEEPPASEEPKPQSPTVVGTPTS is encoded by the coding sequence GTGCGTCCCGTCCACACCGTCCCCGCGGCGGCGCACCCAGAAGTGGCCCGCGCGGAAGCCCCCGCCGCGGTGCCCACCGCCCCGCCCCCCGGAGAGCCCCTGCCCGCGCAGGAAGAGGCAGCGGCCACCCGCCCTGTCCCGTCCGAGCAGGCCCCGGAGGCCGTGGCCGCTCAGCCCGGGGACGCCGAGGACGCCGAGGAGGAGGGGGAGGACGGCGACGAGGACGAGGCCGGGCTGGAAGAGGGCGACGAGGGAGAGGCCGGCGAGGCGGCCGCGAACCCGGGCGTCCCGGGGCTGCTGTACACCGCGGACCTGAGCGACGAGGAGCTGACGCGGCGGTGGAAGCACGAGCCCCAGTCGCTCGGCTCGGTGTCCGTGGGCTTCGTGGAGAGCGGCCGGTTGATCAACGGCATGCGCTTTCCGGACGGGGGCGCGGACTGGATCGTCGTCTCGCCGGAGAAGACGTACGCCACCGAGGAGACCATCACCTACGTCTCCCAGGTCATCCGCGCGGTGCGCGCCGAGCACCCGGACGCGCCTGCCCTGCGGGTGAACCAGATCTCCGCCAAGGAGGGCGGCTACATGCGCCCCCACAAGAGCCACCAGAGCGGCCGGGACGTGGACCTGGGCTTCTACTACCCCACCGTGGAGCCGATCCGCGCCCGGGACCGGGAGAACCACATCCACCTGGCGCGCAACTGGTCCCTGGTGAAGGCGCTGCTGGCGCATGCCGACGTGCAGCTCATCCTGGTGGATCGCCGCGTCCAGAAGGTGCTCTACGAGTACGCGCTGAAGGCGGGCGAGGACAAGGCGTGGCTCGACTCGCTGTTCCACGCGGGCTTCCAGTCGATCATCCGGCACGCGCGCGGGCACCGGGACCACTTCCACGTGCGCTTCTTCAGCCCGCGGGCCCAGGAGCTGGGCCGGCGCCTCGCCCCGCTGCTGGCGCTGCAGCCCGAGCAGAACATCGCCATGCACCGGGTGCGCTCCGGGGACACGCTGGGCGCCATCGCCCTGCGCTACAACTCCACGGTGAACGGCCTGCGCAAGTCCAATCACCTCCGGGGCAACCTGCTGCGCATCGGCCAGGTGCTCTCCGTGCCCCTGCGGGGGCCCTGCACGCGCTGCCCGGTGCCCCCGCCCGTCGTGTTGCCCGCACGGCGCTTGGCCGTGGCCCCGGCGCAGACGGACACCCTGGCGGCGGGCAAGCCCGTGGACGCGGAGCCCCCCGCCAGCAAGCCCGAGGAGCCCCCCGCCAGCGAGGAGCCCAAGCCGCAGAGCCCCACCGTGGTGGGGACGCCGACGTCCTGA